Proteins encoded by one window of Desulfovibrio ferrophilus:
- the dtd gene encoding D-aminoacyl-tRNA deacylase: MRLHLQRVRSARVDVDGKSVGEIGTGLLVLAGFSSADGGELPTSAVWKKMLSKVLDLRVFPDEDDKLNLSLKDFGGELLMVSQFTLYADCKKGRRPSFHLAANGEHALGLYDRLLNDFEQLLPGRVQSGAFGEMMDVSLTNWGPVTILLDSADF; encoded by the coding sequence GTGCGTTTGCATCTGCAGCGCGTTCGCAGCGCCCGAGTGGATGTGGATGGAAAATCCGTCGGCGAAATCGGCACAGGACTGCTGGTGCTGGCCGGATTTTCGTCTGCGGACGGAGGGGAGCTGCCCACCTCTGCTGTGTGGAAGAAGATGCTTTCCAAGGTTTTGGACCTGCGGGTTTTTCCAGACGAGGACGACAAGCTGAATTTGTCTCTCAAGGACTTTGGTGGTGAGTTGTTGATGGTTTCGCAGTTCACTCTGTATGCGGATTGCAAGAAGGGCCGTCGTCCGTCCTTCCACCTTGCTGCCAACGGTGAACATGCGTTAGGCTTGTACGACCGCTTGCTGAATGATTTCGAGCAATTGCTCCCGGGCCGTGTCCAGTCGGGAGCCTTCGGCGAGATGATGGATGTGTCTCTGACCAATTGGGGGCCAGTGACGATCCTCTTGGACAGCGCTGATTTTTAG
- the queD gene encoding 6-carboxytetrahydropterin synthase QueD: protein MPKGKWRLEITEDFAASHQLRHYEGKCERMHGHNFGVLAAVEGDTLTPDTELLIDFKVLRKQLKAVLSELDHRHLNEVEPFTTCNPSSENLARFIYQGLSAKLADVGVRVAYITVSEKPAQSATYFED from the coding sequence ATGCCGAAAGGTAAATGGAGACTTGAGATTACAGAGGACTTTGCCGCCTCGCATCAACTTCGCCACTACGAAGGCAAATGTGAACGCATGCATGGTCATAATTTTGGTGTTCTGGCCGCAGTGGAGGGGGATACACTGACCCCTGACACCGAACTGCTCATTGACTTCAAGGTGCTGAGGAAACAGCTGAAAGCCGTTCTCTCCGAGTTGGATCACAGGCATCTGAACGAGGTGGAACCGTTCACCACCTGCAATCCGTCTTCGGAAAATCTGGCACGGTTCATCTATCAGGGGCTGAGTGCGAAGCTTGCTGATGTTGGTGTGCGTGTGGCTTACATCACCGTCTCGGAAAAACCGGCCCAGTCCGCAACGTACTTCGAGGACTAG